In Anabaena sphaerica FACHB-251, a genomic segment contains:
- the asnB gene encoding asparagine synthase (glutamine-hydrolyzing), whose amino-acid sequence MCGIAGIVKFDRLPIEPQLLKNLSNSLHLRGPDDFGFLAWSGTAPVKISHNPDHLQNCWLSLVHCRLSILDLSEAGSQPMVTPDGRYSIVFNGEIYNYLELQTELKSLGYTFNSHSDTEVLLTAYSHWGMQTLNRLVGMFAFAVLDTHTRKLFLARDFFGIKPLYYAYFDNNFAFASEIKTLLEIPGISPQANPQRIYDYLRFGLTDFGGETLFADIYQLPAAHYLEVSLDSPEEVKPVRYWQVNLSDRLEISFTEAAEQLRDLFLDNVRLHLRSDVPVGAALSGGIDSSSIVMAMRYLEPGIDIHTFTYIADDTRLNEEQWADIVGKAANCIMHKIQPTATDLVADLNHLIHVQDQPFGSTSIYAQHRVFQLAQSAGIKVMLDGQGADELLGGYRPYLAARLASLIRQGKFVKASEFLQKASSFPDMNKLTLLIAGGEFLLPDYLKAPARLLVGKELTPPWLNIAWFAERDVKFYSIIQHHKSDILREELHQSLENSLLPLLRYEDRNSMAYSIESRVPFLTPALANFIFSLPEEFIIAKNGTSKAIFRQAMRGIVPDFILDRKDKIGFATPEQSWLKTLRPWVENALNSETANQIPALNLPQVKAEWQAVIDGKSTFDFRIWRWVNLIRWVEHFNVTFDD is encoded by the coding sequence ATGTGTGGAATTGCTGGCATAGTAAAATTTGACCGATTACCCATAGAACCACAACTATTAAAAAACCTGAGCAATTCCCTGCACCTTCGCGGACCTGATGATTTTGGCTTCTTAGCTTGGTCAGGAACAGCCCCAGTTAAGATTTCTCACAATCCTGATCACCTGCAAAATTGCTGGCTTAGTTTAGTCCACTGTCGTCTTTCCATTCTGGATTTGAGCGAAGCTGGTTCGCAACCAATGGTAACACCAGACGGGCGTTATTCAATTGTTTTCAACGGAGAAATATATAACTATTTAGAACTACAAACAGAATTAAAATCATTAGGTTATACGTTCAATTCCCACTCAGACACAGAAGTATTACTGACTGCTTATAGCCACTGGGGTATGCAAACACTAAATCGCCTAGTGGGAATGTTCGCCTTTGCTGTACTGGATACTCATACTCGTAAACTTTTTCTAGCCAGAGATTTTTTTGGCATCAAACCTTTATACTATGCCTATTTTGATAATAACTTTGCTTTTGCATCAGAAATTAAAACGCTTTTAGAAATACCCGGTATAAGTCCTCAAGCAAATCCTCAAAGGATTTATGATTATCTACGTTTTGGACTGACAGATTTTGGAGGAGAAACCTTATTTGCTGATATTTATCAGCTTCCTGCTGCTCATTATTTGGAAGTTTCTTTAGACTCACCCGAAGAAGTAAAGCCAGTGCGTTATTGGCAAGTAAATCTAAGCGATCGCTTGGAAATTTCCTTTACAGAAGCAGCAGAACAACTGCGAGATTTATTCTTAGATAATGTGCGTCTCCACCTCCGCAGTGATGTGCCAGTAGGGGCTGCACTTTCAGGAGGAATTGACTCATCTAGCATTGTTATGGCAATGCGGTACTTAGAACCTGGAATAGATATACATACTTTTACTTACATAGCAGATGATACCAGACTGAATGAGGAACAGTGGGCAGATATAGTGGGAAAAGCAGCGAACTGTATCATGCATAAAATCCAACCTACTGCCACAGACTTGGTAGCAGATTTAAATCACCTCATTCACGTTCAAGATCAACCTTTTGGTAGCACCAGTATTTACGCGCAGCACCGAGTATTTCAACTAGCGCAATCAGCCGGAATTAAAGTCATGTTGGATGGGCAAGGCGCGGACGAATTGTTAGGTGGTTATCGTCCTTATCTAGCCGCACGACTAGCCAGTCTGATTCGTCAGGGAAAGTTTGTCAAAGCATCTGAATTTCTGCAAAAAGCATCCAGTTTTCCTGATATGAATAAGCTAACATTATTGATAGCTGGAGGAGAATTTTTGCTGCCCGATTATCTTAAAGCCCCTGCTAGACTTTTAGTAGGAAAAGAATTAACTCCACCTTGGTTAAATATTGCTTGGTTTGCAGAACGCGACGTAAAATTTTATTCTATCATACAACATCATAAAAGTGATATTTTGCGCGAGGAACTTCATCAGAGCCTGGAAAATAGTTTACTCCCTCTGCTGCGTTATGAAGACCGCAACTCAATGGCTTATTCAATTGAAAGTCGCGTTCCTTTCCTCACTCCTGCTTTAGCCAATTTTATTTTCTCTTTACCAGAAGAATTTATTATTGCTAAAAATGGTACATCAAAGGCAATATTCCGCCAAGCAATGCGCGGTATTGTTCCAGATTTCATCTTAGACCGCAAAGACAAAATCGGCTTTGCTACACCCGAACAAAGCTGGCTGAAAACTTTACGCCCTTGGGTAGAAAATGCCCTTAACAGTGAAACAGCAAACCAGATTCCTGCCTTAAATTTGCCACAAGTAAAAGCTGAATGGCAAGCAGTAATTGATGGTAAATCTACCTTCGATTTTCGCATCTGGCGGTGGGTAAATTTAATTCGCTGGGTGGAACATTTTAATGTTACTTTTGATGATTAA
- a CDS encoding TDP-N-acetylfucosamine:lipid II N-acetylfucosaminyltransferase: MKNKIIHCYNDSPIASDFLDFMLDNFPHEIHYHFVLQNENKYFKEYQLSYYKKLNNIFSFIDLLRICLNCDIIIIHGFFSPRLVLFYLLNPLFMLKSYWVIWGEDLHSLDSINAKNIGNYLLLKIVVFFKKNLLRRVKGVITYITGDYEDACLKLNTNLNYYKCIMYPSNVYKHIEEIDNTNFNKSTINIQIGNSASSNNNHLQLFDILEPYKDQDIKIICPLSYGSEIVKERVIAKGKKIFGEKFIPITTFMSLEEYRKFQLSIDIAVFNHNRQEAMGNTISLLGMGKKVYMRTHVSQWQLFKELGIEVYDTQEFEITLMDENTRNRNIQKIQEYFSEENLLYQLEQIFN; the protein is encoded by the coding sequence ATGAAAAATAAAATTATACATTGTTATAATGATTCACCCATTGCCAGTGATTTTTTAGACTTTATGTTGGATAATTTTCCCCACGAAATACATTATCATTTTGTCTTGCAAAACGAGAATAAATATTTTAAAGAATACCAATTGAGTTACTATAAAAAGCTAAACAACATCTTTTCATTTATTGACTTACTTCGTATTTGTTTGAATTGTGATATTATTATTATTCATGGCTTCTTTAGCCCACGTCTTGTGCTATTTTATCTTTTAAATCCTCTTTTTATGCTTAAATCTTATTGGGTTATATGGGGTGAAGATTTACATTCACTTGACAGTATTAATGCAAAAAATATTGGCAATTATTTACTACTGAAAATAGTTGTATTTTTTAAAAAAAATTTACTCAGAAGAGTGAAGGGCGTAATTACGTATATTACGGGAGATTATGAAGATGCTTGTTTAAAATTAAACACGAATTTAAACTACTATAAATGTATTATGTATCCTAGTAATGTTTATAAACATATAGAGGAAATTGATAATACAAACTTCAACAAAAGTACAATCAATATTCAAATTGGTAACTCAGCATCATCAAATAATAATCATTTACAGTTATTCGATATTTTAGAACCCTACAAAGATCAGGATATCAAAATTATCTGTCCCTTATCCTATGGTTCAGAAATAGTAAAAGAACGTGTTATAGCAAAAGGGAAAAAAATATTTGGTGAAAAATTTATTCCCATAACAACTTTTATGTCTTTAGAGGAATACAGAAAGTTTCAGCTTAGTATTGATATTGCTGTTTTTAACCATAATCGACAAGAGGCAATGGGTAACACCATTTCTCTTCTGGGAATGGGTAAAAAAGTCTACATGAGAACTCACGTATCACAATGGCAGCTTTTTAAAGAGTTAGGCATTGAGGTTTACGATACACAGGAGTTTGAAATAACTTTGATGGATGAGAATACAAGAAATCGTAATATCCAGAAGATCCAAGAATACTTTTCAGAAGAAAATTTACTTTATCAACTAGAACAGATATTTAATTAG
- a CDS encoding lipopolysaccharide biosynthesis protein: MIRRLLPKSEFTRNVLTLMTGTTIAQAIPIAITPILTRIYTPEDYGVFAMYTAIISIISVIATGRYELAIILPRKESDGANIVVLSVVIAAGVSLLMLLVVWLFNTPITQMLGNTDISTWLYLTPISVFLTGIYQSLNYWNTRKNKYKRLAANRVLQSGSTAVSNLVAGLIGMGFGGLVFSGFIGQAISTGILANIFIKEDKNILLKVKLSKEIALAKKYKNFPLINSLHAFLDSFKNGISLLFISKIYGVLNLGYFSLMEKVLFTPMRILGTSFTQVYYSEAAEYYRHKKCYANQTKKLMIKLFLIGLIPFLIINIFSDQIFHIAFGEKWAEAGKIAHAYSVYVLFHFVASPISVIPLICNREAEAFIWNFIGSAIYSLSIIICSLFQLTLFNALLCLSISMAIYFSTFYWRAIQMTKWAR; encoded by the coding sequence ATGATTCGTCGGCTTTTGCCAAAAAGTGAGTTTACCCGCAATGTCTTAACCCTGATGACAGGGACAACAATTGCTCAAGCAATTCCAATCGCAATCACCCCAATTCTGACAAGGATTTATACGCCAGAAGACTATGGGGTATTTGCTATGTATACTGCCATTATCTCTATTATTAGCGTCATCGCTACTGGACGCTATGAATTGGCTATAATTCTACCACGCAAAGAAAGTGATGGAGCTAATATCGTAGTTTTATCAGTTGTTATAGCTGCTGGAGTAAGTCTCTTGATGCTTTTGGTGGTGTGGTTGTTTAATACTCCTATCACTCAAATGCTGGGAAATACAGATATATCTACCTGGCTATATTTAACTCCCATTAGTGTATTTTTAACAGGCATATACCAAAGTCTAAACTATTGGAATACTCGCAAAAATAAATACAAGCGTTTGGCTGCTAATCGGGTCTTGCAGAGTGGGTCTACAGCAGTTTCAAACTTAGTTGCTGGGTTGATAGGGATGGGATTTGGAGGCTTGGTTTTCAGTGGATTTATAGGACAAGCTATTTCCACAGGAATACTGGCTAATATTTTTATAAAAGAAGATAAGAACATTCTTCTGAAAGTCAAGTTATCTAAAGAAATTGCCTTGGCAAAAAAATACAAAAATTTTCCGTTGATCAATTCCTTACACGCTTTTTTAGATTCTTTTAAAAATGGAATATCTTTATTATTCATTTCTAAAATATACGGTGTACTCAATCTAGGTTATTTTTCATTAATGGAAAAAGTTCTTTTCACGCCAATGAGAATATTAGGTACATCATTCACACAAGTATACTATTCAGAAGCAGCAGAGTACTATCGTCATAAGAAATGCTATGCTAATCAGACAAAAAAATTAATGATTAAACTATTTTTAATAGGACTGATACCATTTTTAATAATTAATATATTCTCAGATCAGATATTTCATATAGCTTTTGGAGAGAAATGGGCTGAGGCTGGTAAAATAGCTCATGCTTATTCTGTTTATGTTTTATTCCATTTTGTTGCTTCCCCTATTTCTGTAATTCCTCTTATCTGTAATAGGGAGGCTGAAGCATTTATTTGGAATTTCATAGGTTCAGCAATTTATTCTCTATCAATAATTATTTGTTCATTATTTCAGCTAACTCTTTTTAACGCATTATTATGTTTATCTATAAGTATGGCTATTTATTTTTCAACATTTTATTGGCGAGCTATCCAAATGACAAAATGGGCAAGGTAA
- the rffA gene encoding dTDP-4-amino-4,6-dideoxygalactose transaminase has protein sequence MTYIPFNKPYMTGKELWYISKAHHAGQLAGDGSYTKKCHQWIEAKTGTWKALLTQSCTAALEMAAILADLDPGDEVIMPSYTFVSTANAFVLRGAIPVFIDIRPDTLNLDETLVEAAVTERTRAIVPVHYAGVSCEMDTLQKMAHNYQLLLIEDAAQGVMSTYKGKPLGSIGDLGCFSFHETKNVISGEGGALLIHTPQFAERAEIIREKGTNRSQFFRGQVDKYTWIDQGSSYLPGEIIAAFLYAQLEEAEQITATRMQIWQHYHQLLEPLEQAGKLRRPIIPPYCQHNAHMYYILLQNLSTRTQLISYLQQKGIYAVFHYVPLHNSAAGQRYGRTHGNMNNTITVSECLLRLPLFPELELIQVEQVVRAIQDFFNET, from the coding sequence ATGACTTACATTCCCTTTAATAAACCCTATATGACAGGTAAAGAGCTTTGGTATATCAGCAAAGCTCATCATGCTGGTCAATTAGCAGGAGATGGGAGCTATACCAAAAAATGCCATCAATGGATTGAAGCGAAGACTGGGACATGGAAAGCCCTGCTCACTCAATCCTGCACCGCAGCGTTAGAAATGGCCGCTATTCTCGCTGATTTAGATCCAGGAGATGAAGTAATTATGCCTAGTTATACCTTTGTCTCTACGGCTAATGCTTTCGTACTGCGGGGTGCTATTCCTGTATTTATAGACATTAGACCAGATACTCTTAATTTGGATGAAACTTTAGTGGAAGCCGCAGTCACAGAACGCACTCGCGCTATTGTCCCTGTTCACTATGCTGGTGTGAGCTGCGAAATGGATACCTTACAGAAGATGGCTCACAACTATCAGTTACTATTAATTGAAGATGCAGCGCAAGGAGTTATGTCCACTTACAAAGGTAAACCTCTGGGTAGTATTGGTGACTTAGGCTGTTTCAGTTTTCATGAAACCAAAAACGTCATTTCTGGAGAAGGTGGCGCTCTTTTAATTCATACCCCACAATTTGCCGAACGAGCGGAAATTATTCGAGAAAAAGGTACAAACCGCAGCCAGTTTTTTCGAGGTCAGGTAGATAAATATACTTGGATAGACCAGGGTTCTAGCTATTTACCAGGAGAAATTATTGCTGCATTTCTGTATGCTCAGTTAGAAGAAGCAGAACAAATTACGGCTACAAGAATGCAGATTTGGCAACATTATCACCAGCTATTAGAACCTTTAGAACAAGCTGGAAAATTGCGTCGTCCCATTATTCCCCCTTACTGTCAGCATAATGCTCATATGTACTATATCCTTTTACAAAACTTATCAACCCGAACACAGTTGATTAGTTATCTCCAACAGAAAGGAATTTACGCTGTATTTCACTATGTACCTTTACATAATTCTGCCGCCGGACAGCGTTATGGTCGCACTCATGGTAACATGAATAACACAATAACTGTGTCTGAATGTTTATTACGTCTCCCCTTGTTCCCGGAATTAGAACTAATCCAAGTTGAACAAGTGGTAAGAGCTATACAAGATTTTTTTAATGAAACATAA
- a CDS encoding formyltransferase family protein yields MKKMNNVKNILGQTSQPENVYPVKEVIFFGNTYKVVEIIHEIIPVQKIICENHRYNMDIFNFSQLNNIQFLTIKTRQDLRSLEYISKSVGISYGFGIIFTLEEINKFEYGIWNIHTGKLPQFRGRHPISWGFLKNVKQFGISIHEINDKIDQGYLLAESYVKRSLNDNSIDIENKLEEVLASGLIQQAINNYFYGQKIKLEKGEYLENLIGRFDSINPENYDSKFIFNLFKAQFRYGGVTVQGKLYKECVFVHEEYIDKYNDYTLIMCKDGIRMGLK; encoded by the coding sequence ATGAAGAAAATGAATAATGTAAAAAATATTTTAGGACAAACATCACAACCAGAAAACGTCTATCCTGTTAAAGAAGTCATATTTTTTGGTAACACTTATAAAGTGGTAGAAATTATACATGAAATTATTCCTGTCCAAAAAATTATTTGCGAAAACCACCGATATAACATGGATATTTTTAATTTTTCCCAACTTAATAATATACAATTTTTGACTATTAAAACTAGACAAGATTTAAGATCTTTAGAATATATAAGTAAATCCGTGGGAATTTCTTATGGATTTGGAATTATTTTTACCCTAGAAGAAATTAATAAATTTGAATATGGTATTTGGAACATTCATACGGGTAAACTTCCACAGTTTCGTGGTAGACATCCTATCTCTTGGGGATTTTTAAAGAACGTAAAACAATTTGGTATTTCGATTCATGAAATAAATGATAAAATAGACCAAGGTTACTTGCTGGCAGAGTCTTATGTGAAACGTAGCCTAAATGATAATTCTATTGATATAGAAAATAAACTAGAAGAAGTTTTAGCATCTGGTTTAATTCAACAAGCTATAAATAATTATTTTTATGGACAAAAGATCAAGTTAGAAAAAGGTGAGTACCTAGAAAACTTGATTGGTAGATTTGATAGCATTAACCCAGAAAATTATGATAGCAAATTTATTTTTAATCTTTTCAAAGCACAATTTCGGTATGGAGGTGTTACTGTTCAAGGTAAGCTATATAAAGAATGTGTATTTGTGCATGAAGAATATATCGATAAATATAATGATTATACCCTTATTATGTGTAAAGATGGAATAAGAATGGGTTTGAAATAA
- a CDS encoding WbqC family protein — translation MKKVAILQSNYIPWKGYFDIINSVDEFILFDDMQYTKGDWRNRNKIKTSQGLIWLTIPVKVKGKCFQLIKDTQISNKTWIQKHWNSIIYNYARATYFRQYKEIFEDLYLNCEETFLSQVNYRFLVNICKILNINTKISWSMDYFIVEGKTERLVSICKQAGATEYLSGPAAKIYMDEELFKQENIKLSYFDYSNYPEYNQLFPSFEHGVSIIDLIFNEGVNAKKYMKTFK, via the coding sequence ATGAAAAAAGTTGCCATATTACAATCTAACTATATTCCTTGGAAGGGGTATTTTGACATAATTAATTCAGTAGACGAGTTCATTCTTTTTGATGATATGCAATATACTAAGGGAGATTGGCGCAATCGAAATAAAATCAAAACTTCCCAAGGACTAATCTGGTTAACAATACCTGTTAAGGTTAAAGGAAAATGTTTTCAATTAATTAAAGATACTCAAATAAGTAATAAAACCTGGATTCAAAAACATTGGAATTCAATTATTTATAATTACGCTCGTGCTACTTATTTTCGACAATACAAAGAGATATTTGAGGACTTATATCTAAACTGCGAAGAAACGTTTCTCAGTCAAGTTAATTATCGTTTTTTAGTAAACATTTGTAAGATTTTAAATATTAATACCAAAATTTCTTGGTCTATGGACTATTTTATAGTTGAAGGCAAAACTGAACGGTTAGTTTCTATATGTAAGCAAGCAGGAGCAACAGAATATCTTTCCGGTCCGGCTGCTAAGATTTATATGGATGAGGAATTATTTAAACAAGAAAATATTAAATTAAGTTATTTTGATTACTCCAATTATCCAGAATATAATCAACTTTTTCCGTCTTTTGAACATGGAGTAAGTATTATTGACTTGATTTTTAATGAAGGTGTTAATGCTAAAAAATACATGAAAACTTTCAAATAA
- a CDS encoding DegT/DnrJ/EryC1/StrS family aminotransferase, with protein sequence MNQTNIPVLDLKPQYESLKTEIQAAINRVLESGQFIMGPDVKLFEQEVATYLGVRHAIAVNSGTDALVIGLRALGIGTGDEVITTPFSFFATAESISNVGATPIFVDINPDTFNINPAAIVEKITSQTKAIMPVHLYGNPAAMSEILDIAQKYNLKVIEDCAQSFGARYYTNTHENINSKHAGTIGHVGAYSFFPSKNLGAYGDGGLIVTDDDQVAETARMLRVHGAKKKYHNEVLGYNSRLDTIQAAILRVKLPHIDQWNQGRRTVAKTYNQLLADVPSVVTPEIVDGHVFHQYTIRVLDGKRDAVQKYLTQQGISTMIYYPVPQDQLPVYKGLYPMNPVSDLCAGEVLSLPIWTEIDYVAIERIVSAIKQALVLETKN encoded by the coding sequence ATGAACCAAACTAATATTCCTGTTCTAGACCTTAAACCTCAATATGAATCTTTGAAAACAGAGATTCAAGCGGCTATTAATCGCGTTTTAGAATCTGGTCAATTTATCATGGGACCAGATGTGAAACTATTTGAACAGGAAGTAGCGACTTATTTAGGAGTACGTCATGCGATCGCTGTTAACTCTGGTACTGATGCTTTAGTCATCGGGTTAAGGGCTTTGGGTATTGGTACAGGTGATGAAGTAATTACCACACCATTTAGCTTTTTTGCTACTGCGGAATCAATTAGTAATGTCGGTGCTACACCCATATTTGTTGACATTAACCCTGATACATTTAACATCAACCCAGCCGCAATAGTTGAGAAAATCACATCTCAAACTAAAGCTATCATGCCCGTTCACCTCTATGGTAATCCGGCAGCTATGTCCGAAATTTTGGATATTGCCCAAAAGTACAATTTAAAAGTCATTGAAGATTGCGCTCAGTCTTTTGGTGCTAGATACTATACTAATACCCATGAAAATATTAACAGTAAACATGCTGGTACAATTGGTCATGTAGGTGCTTATTCTTTTTTCCCTTCCAAAAATTTGGGTGCTTACGGTGACGGTGGCTTAATTGTTACCGATGATGACCAAGTTGCAGAAACCGCCAGGATGCTGCGGGTACATGGAGCCAAAAAGAAGTATCATAATGAGGTTTTGGGCTATAATTCACGTTTGGATACTATACAAGCAGCAATTTTGCGTGTAAAGTTACCTCACATTGATCAATGGAATCAAGGTAGACGTACAGTAGCTAAAACCTATAATCAACTATTAGCAGATGTTCCTAGTGTGGTGACTCCTGAAATTGTTGATGGTCATGTATTTCATCAGTATACAATTAGGGTTTTAGATGGTAAGCGTGATGCTGTGCAGAAGTATTTAACTCAACAGGGTATCAGTACAATGATTTATTATCCTGTGCCGCAAGATCAGTTACCAGTTTACAAAGGTCTCTATCCTATGAATCCTGTAAGTGATTTGTGTGCTGGGGAGGTTTTGAGTTTACCGATTTGGACAGAAATTGATTATGTAGCCATTGAGCGTATTGTGAGTGCTATTAAACAAGCTTTAGTTTTAGAAACTAAAAATTAA
- a CDS encoding acyltransferase, protein MTNYFVHESSYVDEGADIGKGTKIWHFCHIFAKVKIGENCIFGQNVLVANNVVIGNNCKIQNNVSLYEGVILEDYVFCGPSMVFTNVKTPRCEFPRNTSNDYQKTLVKRGSSIGANATIVCGVTLHESAFVAAGAVVTKDVPSYAMVAGVPAKIIGWMSAYGDVLKFDTDGYAVDSTGTKYQKISETEVIRVA, encoded by the coding sequence ATGACTAACTATTTTGTACATGAATCCAGCTATGTAGATGAAGGTGCAGATATTGGTAAAGGTACGAAAATTTGGCACTTTTGTCATATTTTTGCCAAAGTGAAAATTGGTGAAAACTGTATATTTGGACAAAATGTTTTAGTTGCTAATAACGTCGTTATTGGTAATAACTGCAAAATTCAAAATAACGTTTCTTTGTATGAAGGGGTAATTTTAGAAGACTACGTTTTTTGTGGTCCAAGCATGGTATTCACAAATGTGAAAACACCACGATGTGAGTTTCCCCGTAATACCAGTAATGATTACCAAAAAACTTTAGTGAAAAGAGGTAGCAGTATTGGTGCTAATGCTACAATCGTTTGCGGTGTAACATTACATGAATCTGCTTTTGTAGCTGCTGGTGCAGTGGTAACAAAAGATGTACCATCCTATGCTATGGTGGCTGGAGTGCCAGCAAAAATAATTGGTTGGATGAGCGCCTATGGTGATGTGTTAAAGTTTGATACTGATGGCTACGCTGTAGATTCTACAGGAACTAAATATCAAAAAATTTCAGAAACAGAAGTGATCAGAGTTGCATGA
- a CDS encoding Gfo/Idh/MocA family oxidoreductase, producing MVTDLSEKSVIVVGAGNWGKNLVRNFHALGALQGVAETHPGLRETIATTYPDISIYADFQAAIETDIPAIVLATTAPTHYELAMAALAAGKDVFVEKPMTLRTDEARKLAEYADQQGKILMVGHLLLYQSAIAWMRDYLASGKAGQVLHVATQRLKLGKVRTEENVWWSFAPHDVSVVLDLLGNPKLTQVQAQGKAILQPKIADFVQVDLSFSTGQSAQISCSWYWPLTQRSTVVIAEKQMLVYDEVQQTVTIHNKYIDQNLQHHDQGSEVVEVANSEPLKIECQHFLECLKTRQKPRSDGWNGVAVVEILEEAQKILND from the coding sequence GTGGTGACAGATTTAAGCGAAAAATCAGTAATTGTTGTTGGTGCTGGGAACTGGGGCAAAAACCTGGTGCGGAATTTTCACGCATTAGGAGCATTGCAGGGTGTCGCAGAAACTCATCCTGGACTGAGAGAAACAATAGCTACAACCTATCCAGATATTAGTATTTATGCTGATTTTCAAGCGGCTATAGAAACAGATATACCTGCCATTGTGCTGGCAACAACCGCACCTACCCATTATGAATTAGCGATGGCAGCTTTGGCGGCTGGTAAGGATGTATTTGTAGAAAAGCCCATGACCCTGCGAACGGATGAAGCTAGAAAACTGGCTGAATATGCAGATCAGCAGGGTAAAATTCTCATGGTTGGACATTTGTTATTGTATCAAAGTGCGATCGCTTGGATGCGCGATTATTTAGCCAGTGGAAAAGCTGGTCAAGTGCTGCACGTAGCTACTCAACGATTAAAATTAGGCAAAGTACGCACAGAAGAAAACGTTTGGTGGTCTTTTGCACCCCATGATGTTTCCGTGGTTTTAGACCTGTTGGGAAACCCCAAACTAACACAAGTTCAAGCCCAAGGTAAAGCTATTTTACAACCAAAAATAGCTGATTTTGTGCAAGTTGATCTGAGTTTTTCAACAGGTCAATCTGCCCAAATTAGTTGTTCTTGGTATTGGCCATTAACTCAGCGTAGCACTGTAGTTATTGCCGAAAAACAAATGCTGGTTTACGATGAAGTGCAACAAACTGTTACTATTCATAATAAATATATTGACCAAAATTTACAACATCATGATCAAGGCAGCGAAGTAGTAGAAGTAGCAAATTCAGAACCATTAAAAATTGAGTGTCAGCATTTTTTAGAATGTTTGAAAACTCGCCAAAAACCTCGTTCTGATGGTTGGAATGGAGTTGCAGTTGTAGAAATTTTAGAAGAGGCACAGAAAATCCTAAATGACTAA